Below is a genomic region from Aminiphilus circumscriptus DSM 16581.
TTCTCCGTGGTTCAGCCTACCAAAGACCGTTCGGTCTGTCAAAGCGGAACGAGATGGCGCAGGAGAACGCGTTCAGCGGCTCCCCGCCTAAGGAGAAAAAAACGGCGCGACGAAGCGTCGCGCCGTTGAGCGAAGTACACGGATATCCACCCGCACACGGTGTTTCCATGAAAGAAAAGACGATTACCGCTTGGAGTACTGATGCAGTCCCCGGGCACCCTTCTGACCGTACTTCTTGCGTTCCACCATGCGAGGATCACGAGTGAGCAATCCTGCCCGCTTGAGCGCCGGGCGCAGATCCGGGTTGAGCTTGAGGAGTGCTCTGGCGATCCCCAGACGCACCGCGCCGGACTGTCCCGTCAAACCGCCCCCGTGAGCGCGAACGAAAACATCGATTTTCCCTTCGACATTCGCGATCTTCAATGCCTCCAAGGCATGAATCCGCCATTGGCTCCTCGGGAAATAGTCGTCCATCGTCCGTTCGTTCACAAGAATCTTGCCCTCTCCAGCACGGATCCGAACCCTTGCCACAGCGGTCTTTCTTCTTCCGGTACCCCAGTGGTACGTCATCGGAA
It encodes:
- the rpsI gene encoding 30S ribosomal protein S9, translated to MNVPMTYHWGTGRRKTAVARVRIRAGEGKILVNERTMDDYFPRSQWRIHALEALKIANVEGKIDVFVRAHGGGLTGQSGAVRLGIARALLKLNPDLRPALKRAGLLTRDPRMVERKKYGQKGARGLHQYSKR